A section of the Marinoscillum sp. 108 genome encodes:
- a CDS encoding pitrilysin family protein, with protein MKNLVYMFLSLLSLTATAQKVVELPMASTKIVVKISFENGSMSDPVGKEGLTNLTATVLTETGSDQYTKSEIDDLLYPMAAQYRAFTDKEMTTFTFEVHKDFLNEFYTIFRSLLLNPSFAERDFSRVKSNTEVYVKEVIKASSDEDFSKMALEARLFAGTRYAHMKRGSINGLANITREDVVNHYKAFFTRNNVTIGIAGDYPASFLETLKADINSLPDTQPTVPELGEVAMPDGIQVQLVTKPDNLGTAIFTGYPISINRASADWPAMLVVNSYLGEHRKSYSKLYQLIRETRSMNYGDYTYIEWYEAGGSNQLPLTGFPRSQNYLAIWIRPVQTAYSLKSQYPELGDIKIGHAHFAMRMALNEIDRVKNEGLTADEFELTRQFLRSYMKLYIQSPERQLGFLMDSQFYGMENYIAEMDAKLAKLTLEEVNAAAAKYLQTENMYITMITDSNEAEPLKKSLMTNAPSPMSYSNIIRESLPERVFEADKKVEAYPMNVKKVTIESPASLFVD; from the coding sequence GTAAAGAAGGACTCACCAACCTGACAGCTACTGTCCTCACTGAGACAGGGAGTGATCAGTATACCAAATCAGAAATTGATGACCTGCTGTATCCTATGGCCGCTCAATACAGGGCCTTCACTGACAAGGAGATGACCACATTTACCTTCGAAGTACATAAGGATTTTCTGAATGAGTTTTACACCATTTTCAGGAGCCTGCTTCTTAACCCCAGTTTTGCCGAGCGTGATTTTAGTCGCGTAAAGTCCAATACGGAGGTGTACGTGAAGGAAGTGATCAAAGCCAGCTCTGATGAGGACTTTAGTAAAATGGCCCTGGAAGCAAGACTTTTTGCCGGTACCCGGTACGCACATATGAAGCGGGGCTCCATCAACGGGCTTGCAAACATCACCCGAGAAGATGTGGTGAATCACTACAAGGCTTTCTTTACCAGAAATAACGTGACCATCGGGATTGCCGGGGACTACCCAGCTTCTTTTTTGGAGACCCTGAAAGCGGATATCAATAGCCTGCCAGATACTCAGCCTACGGTTCCCGAGTTGGGAGAAGTAGCCATGCCTGATGGCATTCAGGTGCAGTTGGTGACCAAACCTGATAATCTGGGTACGGCTATTTTCACGGGCTACCCCATCAGTATCAACAGAGCTTCCGCTGACTGGCCAGCCATGTTGGTGGTGAACTCTTATCTCGGCGAGCATCGCAAGTCTTATTCCAAACTGTATCAGCTGATCAGGGAAACCAGATCTATGAACTATGGTGACTATACCTACATAGAGTGGTATGAAGCCGGGGGGAGCAATCAGCTTCCGCTTACGGGCTTCCCCAGAAGTCAGAATTACCTGGCCATCTGGATCCGACCTGTACAAACAGCCTATAGCCTGAAAAGCCAGTATCCTGAGCTCGGCGATATCAAAATCGGTCATGCACACTTTGCCATGCGCATGGCACTGAACGAAATAGACCGGGTGAAAAATGAAGGGCTGACAGCCGATGAGTTTGAATTGACCAGACAGTTTCTCAGAAGCTACATGAAGCTATACATTCAGTCACCTGAGCGGCAGCTGGGTTTCCTGATGGATTCACAGTTTTACGGTATGGAAAACTACATCGCAGAGATGGATGCCAAACTGGCTAAACTGACGCTGGAGGAAGTGAATGCCGCGGCTGCCAAGTACCTGCAGACCGAAAATATGTACATCACCATGATCACGGATAGCAATGAAGCTGAGCCACTCAAAAAGAGCCTGATGACCAATGCTCCGTCTCCTATGTCTTATTCAAACATCATCAGAGAGAGTTTGCCTGAGCGTGTTTTTGAGGCTGATAAAAAGGTGGAAGCCTACCCCATGAATGTGAAGAAGGTCACCATAGAGTCACCTGCTTCGCTTTTCGTGGACTGA